Proteins encoded by one window of Vibrio algicola:
- the ibaG gene encoding BolA family iron metabolism protein IbaG: MDIIQVKQILDDALALQEIHVKGEGSHYEVVAVDPTFENMSRVKKQQLIYAPLMEFIQRNDIHAVSIKAYTPTEWARDKKLMSL; encoded by the coding sequence ATGGACATTATTCAAGTTAAACAAATTTTAGATGACGCGCTCGCATTACAAGAGATCCATGTGAAAGGCGAAGGCAGTCATTATGAAGTGGTTGCCGTCGATCCAACCTTCGAAAATATGAGTCGAGTGAAGAAACAACAATTAATTTACGCTCCGCTGATGGAGTTTATCCAAAGAAATGATATTCATGCGGTATCAATCAAAGCGTATACGCCTACAGAGTGGGCGCGTGATAAAAAATTGATGTCGTTATAA
- the murA gene encoding UDP-N-acetylglucosamine 1-carboxyvinyltransferase: protein MEKFKVHGSGPLQGEVTISGAKNAALPILFAAILSEGLVEVSNVPALRDIDTSMELLKRLGAEVSREGETILVNSGPINEYCAPYDLVKTMRASIWALGPLVARFGKGQVSLPGGCAIGARPVDLHIHGLEQLGATIILEDGYVKAEVDGRLKGAHVVMDKVSVGATITVMSAATLAEGTTVLENAAREPEIEDTAAFLNALGAKITGAGTGTITIEGVERLNGGKHTVVADRIETGTFLVAAAVSGGKVKCLNTKASLLEAVLAKLEEAGAKVESGEDWISLDMTGRELKAVTIRTAPHPGFPTDMQAQFTLLNMMAKGGGVITETIFENRFMHVPELMRMGAKADVEGNTVICGDTEYLTGAQVMATDLRASASLVIAGCIAKGETLVDRIYHIDRGYDRIENKLNKLGANIERFK from the coding sequence ATGGAAAAGTTTAAAGTACATGGCTCAGGCCCGCTGCAAGGCGAAGTGACTATCTCTGGCGCTAAAAACGCCGCACTACCAATTTTATTTGCTGCCATTTTGTCCGAAGGTTTGGTTGAAGTGTCTAATGTTCCTGCTTTACGTGATATCGACACCAGTATGGAGCTATTAAAGCGCCTAGGTGCCGAGGTGTCGCGTGAAGGCGAAACCATCTTGGTTAATTCTGGTCCAATTAATGAATATTGTGCGCCTTATGACTTAGTTAAAACGATGCGAGCTTCTATTTGGGCGTTAGGTCCATTAGTGGCACGTTTTGGTAAAGGTCAAGTTTCACTTCCTGGTGGTTGTGCGATTGGTGCCCGCCCAGTTGATCTGCATATCCATGGTTTAGAGCAACTTGGTGCAACCATTATTCTTGAAGATGGTTATGTGAAAGCCGAAGTCGATGGTCGCTTAAAAGGCGCACATGTTGTGATGGATAAAGTCTCAGTTGGCGCGACCATTACTGTGATGAGTGCAGCAACATTAGCTGAAGGTACGACGGTACTTGAAAACGCCGCTCGTGAACCAGAAATCGAAGATACCGCTGCTTTCCTAAACGCACTTGGCGCTAAAATTACTGGCGCAGGGACTGGCACGATCACCATCGAAGGGGTTGAACGCTTAAACGGTGGTAAACATACCGTTGTTGCTGACCGCATTGAAACCGGTACTTTCCTAGTAGCAGCTGCAGTTTCTGGCGGTAAAGTGAAATGCTTAAATACTAAAGCATCATTACTTGAAGCGGTTTTAGCTAAGCTTGAAGAAGCGGGCGCTAAAGTTGAATCGGGTGAAGACTGGATTAGCTTAGATATGACAGGGCGTGAATTAAAAGCGGTCACTATTCGCACGGCGCCTCATCCTGGCTTCCCAACCGATATGCAAGCGCAATTCACCTTATTGAATATGATGGCGAAAGGCGGTGGTGTGATCACTGAAACCATCTTTGAAAATCGTTTTATGCATGTACCAGAATTAATGCGCATGGGTGCTAAAGCGGATGTCGAAGGTAATACTGTGATTTGTGGCGATACTGAGTACCTAACAGGCGCTCAAGTAATGGCAACCGATCTACGCGCTTCGGCTAGCCTTGTGATTGCTGGTTGTATTGCTAAAGGCGAAACTCTTGTTGACCGTATTTATCATATCGATCGTGGTTATGATCGTATTGAAAATAAATTAAACAAATTAGGG
- the mlaF gene encoding phospholipid ABC transporter ATP-binding protein MlaF → MEDDLISIRSMTFRRQQRVIFDDISLSIPKGKITAIMGPSGIGKTTLLRLIGGQVLPESGDIDFAGDNIPQLSRSELYRVRKKMSMLFQSGALFTDMSVFDNVAFPLREHTELSDDLIRTLVLLKLEAVGLRGAAELMPSELSGGMARRAALARAIALDPELIMYDEPFAGQDPIAMAVLVALIQSLNHALGITSVVVSHDVPEVMSIADHVYLLANGKVIAQGSPQQLRNMEDERVQQFLTGKEDGPVPFHFPAPSLQKDLFERE, encoded by the coding sequence ATGGAAGATGATTTAATATCCATTCGGTCGATGACCTTTCGTCGTCAACAGCGAGTAATTTTTGATGATATTAGTTTGTCGATCCCCAAAGGAAAGATCACCGCCATCATGGGGCCTTCTGGTATAGGTAAAACCACCTTATTGCGTTTAATTGGCGGGCAAGTGTTGCCTGAAAGTGGTGATATCGACTTTGCTGGCGATAACATCCCGCAATTATCCCGTTCTGAATTATATCGCGTGCGCAAAAAAATGAGCATGTTGTTTCAATCGGGAGCGCTGTTTACCGACATGAGCGTTTTTGACAATGTGGCCTTCCCATTGCGTGAGCATACTGAATTATCCGATGATTTAATCCGAACATTGGTATTACTGAAATTAGAAGCAGTAGGTTTGCGTGGCGCGGCTGAATTAATGCCGAGTGAGCTGTCGGGCGGTATGGCAAGACGCGCCGCACTCGCTCGTGCCATTGCACTCGACCCTGAACTGATCATGTATGACGAGCCTTTTGCTGGACAAGATCCCATCGCAATGGCGGTGCTGGTGGCGCTGATCCAAAGTTTAAATCATGCATTAGGCATTACTTCTGTGGTGGTCTCACACGATGTACCTGAAGTGATGAGCATTGCCGATCATGTCTACTTACTGGCCAATGGCAAAGTGATTGCTCAAGGTTCGCCGCAGCAACTGAGAAATATGGAAGATGAACGTGTTCAGCAGTTTTTAACCGGCAAAGAAGATGGTCCGGTTCCGTTTCATTTCCCCGCCCCGTCACTACAAAAGGATTTATTTGAGCGTGAATAA
- a CDS encoding STAS domain-containing protein, whose protein sequence is MNHPQWLPHDDHSASLSGELTRDHIPALWQQFQGWQPPNSSFQVCLKSVKRVDSAGMVMLIHLIEHAKRQNCHIMLTFMPEQLKTLFELSNIDDLFSQNIDSRLI, encoded by the coding sequence ATGAATCATCCACAGTGGTTGCCACATGATGATCATAGCGCGTCACTTAGCGGTGAACTGACTCGTGACCATATTCCTGCGTTGTGGCAGCAATTTCAGGGCTGGCAGCCGCCCAATTCATCGTTTCAAGTGTGTTTAAAATCGGTTAAACGCGTCGACTCTGCTGGTATGGTCATGTTAATTCACTTAATTGAGCATGCAAAACGACAAAATTGTCATATAATGCTGACTTTCATGCCCGAACAACTGAAAACTTTGTTTGAGTTGAGTAATATAGACGACCTATTTTCACAAAATATTGATAGCCGACTTATTTAA
- the mlaD gene encoding outer membrane lipid asymmetry maintenance protein MlaD encodes MDKNRRIELWVGCFVLGAILAILVMVFKVANVTSIGPSDSYTLKANFDNIGNLKVRSPVKVGGVVVGRVSDISLDTEQYIPVVSMTIGRQFGQYPETSSAQILTSGLIGEQYISLVPGFSMDGIAMLDNNDFVEDTKSALVLEDLIGQMLYSVKGSDSDKK; translated from the coding sequence ATGGATAAAAATCGTCGGATTGAGTTATGGGTAGGCTGTTTTGTGTTAGGCGCAATATTGGCTATTTTAGTGATGGTGTTTAAAGTCGCCAATGTGACCAGTATTGGACCCAGTGATAGCTATACCTTAAAAGCCAACTTTGACAATATTGGTAACTTGAAAGTGCGCTCGCCAGTCAAAGTGGGCGGGGTTGTGGTGGGGCGAGTCAGTGATATTAGTTTAGACACCGAGCAATATATTCCGGTAGTGAGCATGACAATTGGCAGACAATTTGGTCAGTATCCAGAAACCTCGAGCGCACAGATTTTAACTTCAGGCCTTATTGGCGAGCAATACATCAGTTTAGTTCCTGGGTTTTCAATGGACGGTATTGCGATGCTTGATAACAATGATTTTGTGGAAGATACAAAATCGGCATTAGTATTAGAAGATCTGATCGGCCAAATGCTGTATAGCGTAAAAGGGTCGGATTCAGATAAAAAATAA
- a CDS encoding MlaC/ttg2D family ABC transporter substrate-binding protein codes for MMKGITKIIALLVFALASVNLQAKTVETKAIDTSDPYQMMHQVAEITFARLKAEQTQIHNDPNHLKMIVDEEMMPYVNYQYAALKLLGPNLRGADKQEVGAFIEEFRAYLITSYAQVLTQYSDQKIQFEQAQTIAEDRRVVNVRVEIIDRSRPNIKLDFTLLKNRKNGDWKAYDMTAEGISLLSSKQSEWNTKIRQDGIPAVTKELTELAKKDITFEAKK; via the coding sequence ATGATGAAAGGGATAACTAAAATAATTGCGCTGCTGGTATTCGCGTTAGCCAGTGTTAACTTACAGGCAAAAACTGTCGAAACTAAAGCAATCGACACCAGCGATCCGTATCAAATGATGCATCAAGTGGCAGAAATTACTTTTGCGCGCTTAAAAGCTGAGCAAACTCAAATTCATAACGATCCTAATCATTTAAAAATGATTGTTGATGAAGAAATGATGCCTTATGTTAATTATCAATACGCGGCATTAAAGTTATTAGGGCCAAACTTACGCGGTGCGGATAAACAGGAAGTAGGCGCATTTATTGAAGAGTTTCGGGCCTATTTAATTACCTCTTATGCTCAAGTACTCACTCAATACAGCGATCAAAAAATTCAATTTGAACAAGCTCAAACCATTGCTGAAGATCGCCGCGTGGTGAATGTTCGGGTGGAAATTATTGATCGTTCACGTCCAAATATTAAACTGGATTTCACATTATTGAAAAATAGAAAAAACGGTGACTGGAAAGCGTATGATATGACCGCTGAAGGCATTAGTTTATTGTCGAGTAAACAATCGGAATGGAATACTAAAATTCGTCAAGATGGCATTCCTGCGGTAACTAAAGAGTTAACCGAGTTAGCTAAAAAAGATATTACTTTTGAGGCTAAGAAGTAA
- the mlaE gene encoding lipid asymmetry maintenance ABC transporter permease subunit MlaE: MADLGANSLQFCQSVGRASLMLYGALCSRPQFKKSFPLLIKQLYVIGVQSLAIIMVSGLFIGMVLSLQGYVILVDYGAEGNLGQMVALSLLRELGPVVTALLFAGRAGSALTAEIGLMKATEQLSSLEMMAIDPLKRVIAPRFWAGVISMPLLAMIFMAVGIWGGQIVGVDWKGIDAGSYWSAMQSAVNLGHDIGNSVIKCIAFAITIIWIALFNGYDCVPTSEGISRATTRTVVHSSLAVLGLDFILTALMFGN, encoded by the coding sequence ATCGCCGATTTAGGGGCCAACAGCCTACAGTTTTGTCAGTCAGTAGGGCGCGCGTCATTAATGCTGTATGGTGCATTGTGCAGTCGACCTCAGTTTAAAAAAAGTTTTCCGCTATTGATTAAGCAATTGTATGTGATTGGCGTGCAGTCATTGGCGATTATCATGGTGTCGGGATTATTTATCGGTATGGTGTTGAGCCTGCAAGGTTATGTAATTTTAGTGGATTATGGAGCAGAAGGTAATCTTGGACAAATGGTGGCGCTGTCTTTATTGCGTGAACTTGGCCCTGTGGTGACCGCATTATTGTTTGCTGGTCGTGCTGGCTCAGCTTTAACCGCTGAAATAGGTTTAATGAAAGCAACCGAGCAACTCTCTAGCCTTGAAATGATGGCAATAGACCCTCTAAAACGAGTGATCGCGCCACGTTTTTGGGCCGGAGTGATCTCAATGCCATTACTGGCGATGATTTTTATGGCGGTCGGTATTTGGGGCGGTCAGATTGTCGGAGTGGATTGGAAAGGGATTGATGCTGGCAGTTATTGGTCTGCGATGCAATCGGCGGTCAATTTAGGCCATGATATTGGCAATAGCGTAATTAAATGTATTGCTTTCGCGATCACTATTATTTGGATCGCGTTATTTAATGGCTACGATTGTGTACCGACTTCGGAAGGGATCAGCCGCGCCACAACTCGTACCGTGGTGCATTCATCTTTAGCAGTATTAGGGCTAGACTTTATATTAACCGCGTTGATGTTCGGTAATTAA